One Ilumatobacter fluminis genomic window, CTGGGTTCGTCCCTCATCATCGATTGCCGACGCAACGAATGCTTGGGGGACCCCTGAGGAACCTCTGAGGATCGAGCGATCGCGTCACTGCGGGATGCTTCACGGGTCGCCGGGTTCGGATCTCGTCGAGCCGACTCGATGGTGGGCGGTGCAACGGCTGAGCGAAGATGACGAGCCGGAGCGCTGCCGATGACTTCGGGCCTCCTGGTCGAGATTGACGTGGCCTCACTTCTGTGCCAGGTTGACGTCCGAGTGGTCACGCTGGATTTGGTACATATCGCTTCCCGACGAGCCGTCGCAACGATGATCGCGATGGCGGTTCCATTCGCACTGTGCGCAGCGTGTTCGGACAGCGACGAGACCGGTCCCACGGCGACGGCCCAGGAGGGGATTGCCGACAGCAGTGGCTTGGGCCCGTTCGAGCCGCTGCTGGGAGTGGGCTCGGTGGTCGACGCCACCGTCGAGGCTCTGGAAGGACCGACCGCCACACTGGACGAGCTCGGCGGCCTGGAGTACGCGGGACGCTCGGAGTCGCCCGACGAGTGGACGACCCCGCTCGGTTTGCCGGTCGTCGTGCTGGCGGACGTCGCTCACGTCGAGAGTGTCGGCGGCTCGGAGCGAGCTGAGTCGGTCGACCGGATGGCGAAGGAAGCTGCCGCCGGCGACGGAAGCCTCGAGGTCCTCGCTCCGGTCGGGGTGTTCACCGTAGGAACGCGGTACGAGTTCTGGTTGGCCCCGGAATCGGACGGCGGTCTCATGACGTATCTGGCGTTCGATGAAGATGGCAAGCCGGTGCCGGGACTCGGGCTGCCGGGTGCCGAAGACGCCTTCGCCCGTGCCAGCGATGTGGCGGCAGCGGGTCGGATTCCTGCGCTGGCTCAGCTGGCGAGCGAGCTGAATGCAGCCAGCAAGGGTGCCGCCGACGGGCCGATGATGGTGGAGTTGTTCGGCGCAGATTCGTCGGCGTCGTCCGTCGACGCCGACCAGGTTCCGGCGACGTCGGACGGCCCAGTCGATGGCGTCGAGTACGCCGACGTGGCGGTGCTGGTGTCGGGAGTGACCGACGGAGAGGCCTACAGCCTGGCGGGGTCGACAACGCTGGGCTGGTTCGCCGCCGGGAACGGGCTCGCCAGCATTCGTGGACGAGTTCCCCAGGGCGAGTCGCTCCGACTCATACGCCGCGCCGAACCCGGTGGCGGAGCGGTGCCGGTCGAGGGAGCACCGATCTTGAGGGCTCCGACGGAGTCGGGAGTGCAGTGGTTTCTCTACGAGATCGACAGAGACGGGACCCCCACCCTCGACACAGACCTGGCACCGGAGGAGGTCGACGCCGTGATCCAGGTCACGGTCGGCATCGATCCGTGACGAGCGCTCGACGCGAACCGTCAGGTCGTGCTGGTCGGGATGGCGGGATTCGAACCCGCGACCCCCTGCTCCCAAAGCAGGTGCGCTAGCCAGGCTGCGCCACATCCCGTCGGCGCTCGCAGCGCCGCCGGGCAGTGTAACTGGGTCCACCCTGAGACGGTGGCGGTCGATCGGGGTTCGACGGAGGGCGGCGCGGGGAATCGTCGTACCATGACGTCGATGAGCTCTTCCGGCTGGGACCCGCCCTCCGATCCGCCCGAGACGGCGCCGATCACGACCCCGATCGACGAGATCGAGACCGATCAGGCGCTGGTCGGCATCTCCTTCCGCGACGCGTTCCGTGCCCAGGAATTCCTCACCGCCATGGCGCGGCTCGCGAGCAAGCAGTCGTTGAAGCTGCGCGACGCCGTGATCGTCACGAAGGACGACAGGGGCGACGTGAAGGTGCGCGAGACGATGGACCTGCAGCCCGGTCGCACCGCCTTCTCCGGCGCCGTCTGGTCGGGGCTGCTCGGTCTGCTGATCGGCGGACCGGTCGGTTGGGTCGCCGGGCTCGGCGTCGGTGCGGGTGCCGGTGCCGTCGCCGCCAAGGTGGTCGACCTCGGCGTGCCCGACGAATGGGTCGACTGGTTCCGTGCCGCCGTCGCCGACGGCACCACCACGGTGGTGCTGCTCGCCGAAGACCTCGACGTGCGGGCACTCGAAGAGGAGCTGCACCGATTCGCCGGTGCCGAACTCGTCCACTCGACGCTGCCGGCGTACACGATCGACCAGCTGCGCGCTGCGCTCCGCGACGAGCACTGATCCCGGGCTCGGCGCAGGCCGGCGTCGTCAGACGACGTCGAACGTGAGGCCGGCTTCGGCCTCGAGGCGCTCGATGAGGAGGTCACCGAACGCCGTCGCGGGCGTCCAGAAGCCGCCGCCGACGTCGGTGTGCGACAGGTCGAGGAACGCCAGCGCCGACTCGGCCAGCATCTTGGCGGTCGAGCCGTAGCCGGGATCGCGGTCGCCCGTGACCTTCGTGACGATCTCGTCGCCTCCCGCGGTGCGGCCGTAGAGGCGCAGATCGAAGAAGCCGGCCTCCTGCGCCTCGGGCGACGGGCCTTCGCCGGGCTCGGGGACGACCTTGCGGAGCAGGGACCGGGTCGGGCCGAAGGCCGCCATCCCGGCGAACGCGCCCATCCCGCCGGCGACCATCGACGCCTTGACGGCGCCCCCGACCCCGCCGCCGACCATCATCGCCTCGTCGTAGAGGAAGTCGGGTCCCCACGGCCGGCCCAGCAGCGCGTGGCTGCGCTGCACGACTCGGGTGTTGGTGGCCGCCATGATGAACGGTGCGACCCACTGGCCGGAAGCCTCGTCGCGCTGCGGTCGCCCGACGTTCGGCTGACGAGGGCCGTTGCGGAGGTCGGCGGGTGCGAGTGCGTACGGGTCGGCGAGCAGGGTGCGGAGCTCGGCGTCGCCACGGGCCTCCTCGATCAGGTTCAGTCCGCTGGCGATCGTGCCACCGCTCGCTCCGCCCTTCATCGCCTTCACGCGTAGTGCGATCGACGTGCACGGTTCGCCGAACTGTTCCTGGGCGCGTTGCTGGGTGAACCACACACCGAGGTCGCTCGGGATGGAATCGAAGCCGCACGCGTGCACGACCCGGGCGCCCGATGCGACGGCGGCGTCGTGGTGCTCGTCGATCATGCGGCGCATCCACTGCGGTTCGCCGGTGAGGTCGCAGTAGTCGGTGCCGACGGCCGCGACCGCCTCGACCAGGGGTGAGCCGTACAGGGCGTACGGGCCGACGGTGGAGGCGACGACCTTCGTCCGCTCGGCGAGGGACCGCATCGCATCGGCATCCGCGGCGTCGGCCACGATCTGAGGGACGTCGACACCGGCCTCGTCGGCGACCGACGCCAGCTTGTCGGCGTTGCGACCGGCGATCGCCCAGCTGACCGCCGAGCCGCGTTCGGCCAGGTGCTTCGTCAGGATCTGGCCGACGAAACTCGTCGCACCGAACACGATCAGGTCGAACTCACGGTCGCTCATCGGGCCAGTCTCGCACGGTCGATCAGTCGTGATCGGTGTGGACGTGGGCGCGCTGCCCGTCGCGGTCGAACACCATGATGACCTCGGCCGGTTCGTCGATCGCCCAGAAGGCGTGCGGTGTCATCGTGCCGAACTCGGCTGCTTCGCCGGTCTCGACGACGATCTCGCGATCACCGAGCACGAGCATGACTCGACCCTCGAGCACGAAGAACCAGTCGTGGCCGGGATGCACGCGGGGTTCGCTCCGCCGGGCCACCGGTTCGAGGCGCATCTTCATGGCGAAGGTGTTGCCGGTCGGTCGGCTCAGCAGCCAGGTGGTGCGGTGCGGCTGCGTGGTCGGGACCGGTCGGATGACCACGTCGTCGTCGCGTCGCACGTCGAGCAGCGCGTCCATGTCGACCTGCAGTGCCCCGGCGAGGGCGACGAGCACGTCGAGGCTGATCGAGCGCTTGCCGTTCTCGATCCGGCTGATGGTCGACGCACTCAGGTTGCTTCGCTCGGCCAGATCGTCGAGCGACCAACCGAAGGTGGACCGGAGGCTACGAACGCGGGTGCGTACGAGTTGTTCGATGTCGGCGAGGTCGCTCACGCATCCAGTCTGCGGGCGAACCTTGCGAATTCCGCAAGTCGTTCGGCGAAAACTGAAAAGCCCTCTACCGTTTCCGACATGAGCGATTCGAACGGATTCCAGCGCTGGTGCGACGTGGCGGTGATCGGCGGCTCGGCCGCAGGTCTGGCCGGAGCGTTGATGCTCGCCCGGTCACGACGGTCGGTGATCGTCGTCGACGGCGGCGAGCCGCGCAATGCGCCGGCGGCCCACATGCACGGCTACCTCGGCTACGAGGGCAAGTCGCCGAGTGAACTCGTCGCCGCCGGGCGGGAAGAGGTGCGCAGCTACGGCGTCGAAATCCTCGAGGGACAGGTCGACACGGTCGAGCGCGACGGCGACCGCTTCGTCGCCCGCCTCGCCGACGGTGTCGTGCGCGCACGCAAGGTGCTCGTGGCCACCGGAGCGACCGACGAGCTGCCCGCCATCGACGGACTCGCCGACCACTGGGGCGACCAGGTGATCCACTGCCCGTACTGCCACGGGTGGGAAGTGCGCGACCAGCGGATCGTGGTCGTCGCCTCCAATCCGATGGCGGCACACCAGGCCGGCCTGTTCCGCCAGCTGAGCGACGACGTCACGGTCGTCGTGCACGACCCCGAGGCGGTGGGGGAGCAGGGGCTCGCAGCCCTGGTCGACCTGTCGCAGCACGGTGTCGAGGTGGTCGCCGAGCCGGCGATGCGGGTCGTGGCATCGGGCGGTCGAATGACGGGCCTGGAGCTCCGCAGCGGCCAGATCGTCGACGCCGACGCGGTTGCCGTCGCCACCTTCATCCGGGCCCGAGCCGACATGCTCGCCCCGCTCGGCATCGAACCGGTCGTCCACCCGTCCGGCATCGCGACGTCGATCGAGGTCGGCGACATGGGCGCGACCGCGGTGCGCGGCGTGTACGCCGCCGGCAACGTCGCCAACCCGATGTTGCAGGTGCTGCCGGCGGCGGCAGCGGGCAGCATGGCCGGCGCCGTCATCAACGCCGAGTTGGTGCACGACGACCTGGCCGACGCTGCGGCGTCGCCGAACGAGTGGGACCTCCGGTACGGCTCCGCCGACCAGGTGTGGAGCGGGAACCCGAACGGGACGCTGGTCGTGGAGGTCGACGCGATGGAGCCCGGTCGGGTGCTCGACGTCGGGTGTGGTGAGGGCGCCGATTCGGTCTGGCTGGCCGAGCAGGGGTGGAAGGTCGTCGCGCTCGACGTCGCAGCGCCGGCCCTGGAGCGGGCGTCGGCCGCCGCGGCCTC contains:
- a CDS encoding DUF1269 domain-containing protein, whose translation is MSSSGWDPPSDPPETAPITTPIDEIETDQALVGISFRDAFRAQEFLTAMARLASKQSLKLRDAVIVTKDDRGDVKVRETMDLQPGRTAFSGAVWSGLLGLLIGGPVGWVAGLGVGAGAGAVAAKVVDLGVPDEWVDWFRAAVADGTTTVVLLAEDLDVRALEEELHRFAGAELVHSTLPAYTIDQLRAALRDEH
- a CDS encoding saccharopine dehydrogenase family protein; translated protein: MSDREFDLIVFGATSFVGQILTKHLAERGSAVSWAIAGRNADKLASVADEAGVDVPQIVADAADADAMRSLAERTKVVASTVGPYALYGSPLVEAVAAVGTDYCDLTGEPQWMRRMIDEHHDAAVASGARVVHACGFDSIPSDLGVWFTQQRAQEQFGEPCTSIALRVKAMKGGASGGTIASGLNLIEEARGDAELRTLLADPYALAPADLRNGPRQPNVGRPQRDEASGQWVAPFIMAATNTRVVQRSHALLGRPWGPDFLYDEAMMVGGGVGGAVKASMVAGGMGAFAGMAAFGPTRSLLRKVVPEPGEGPSPEAQEAGFFDLRLYGRTAGGDEIVTKVTGDRDPGYGSTAKMLAESALAFLDLSHTDVGGGFWTPATAFGDLLIERLEAEAGLTFDVV
- a CDS encoding bifunctional NAD(P)/FAD-dependent oxidoreductase/class I SAM-dependent methyltransferase, producing MSDSNGFQRWCDVAVIGGSAAGLAGALMLARSRRSVIVVDGGEPRNAPAAHMHGYLGYEGKSPSELVAAGREEVRSYGVEILEGQVDTVERDGDRFVARLADGVVRARKVLVATGATDELPAIDGLADHWGDQVIHCPYCHGWEVRDQRIVVVASNPMAAHQAGLFRQLSDDVTVVVHDPEAVGEQGLAALVDLSQHGVEVVAEPAMRVVASGGRMTGLELRSGQIVDADAVAVATFIRARADMLAPLGIEPVVHPSGIATSIEVGDMGATAVRGVYAAGNVANPMLQVLPAAAAGSMAGAVINAELVHDDLADAAASPNEWDLRYGSADQVWSGNPNGTLVVEVDAMEPGRVLDVGCGEGADSVWLAEQGWKVVALDVAAPALERASAAAASRGVSVETVCADLPSAGFEPGSFDLVSLFYPAIPRTPEGEAIEAMLDAVSPGGTLLVVGHSFDGHVHHGHTPAFDQRAYVQVDDIAARLDTATWTIVEHGVRNRPAGHNTHHHDDIVLRATKH
- a CDS encoding helix-turn-helix domain-containing protein encodes the protein MSDLADIEQLVRTRVRSLRSTFGWSLDDLAERSNLSASTISRIENGKRSISLDVLVALAGALQVDMDALLDVRRDDDVVIRPVPTTQPHRTTWLLSRPTGNTFAMKMRLEPVARRSEPRVHPGHDWFFVLEGRVMLVLGDREIVVETGEAAEFGTMTPHAFWAIDEPAEVIMVFDRDGQRAHVHTDHD